The following are encoded in a window of Magnolia sinica isolate HGM2019 chromosome 11, MsV1, whole genome shotgun sequence genomic DNA:
- the LOC131218531 gene encoding J domain-containing protein required for chloroplast accumulation response 1 isoform X3, with amino-acid sequence MRDNVFLGYVSRRSLGNLSSSSKIPNRSPDIDFDDVFGGPPRCSMTEMRHSLGKSANSYLLSGGEDTPSPNSPWLALSEKPVFGDDSPSRRKHLSGDFFDDIFKGEESSSSTPRKPDSDIFSSAPASRILSPARPLPPNREPFIGASSLPAHLSLSSKLPKGIDLPTFRTPSCSPIRSKDGGSNGFGFLSSPSICVSRLATQTVAQTILGEDDSRNDTRPSYRHSRLSHEFSLNGDGSSKVTESAIQDTEGQCVGKKDRVSSEASNDNNQFHFSIYKWASKGVTLMMPAKGRNSSNTKERGKTESIVSGLPAPVLQGVNLPSQGETMSAASSSFRFQCDSQDSVSSKDINILRKDNVDEEAMPSEPEASASYTRDSYISEKSGREKIIHCSGSAGPPVVGFCKGGVKEVNKPELKSLGSLLKYSSDDPGKEEVAKRAGEKDGSPILKSSSAGAVDDSVKAKKPIGRKSILNHAKTISPNLHNAPLNSEDKMIGNRVKGKVKEFVKIFNQEASPKLASHVDARGHNPRRKESGARGAEDLVSVCATKDKINNENSSGTFTDTPVTVGQILKKTVEKFTHANTDAHKVHDSSSERNDIPDSCPESTTEGFKDAIDNIEESDYEDIHVSCLVEQLPEEQKEKPKPIQHQEEIQISDARIRQWSNGKEGNIRSLLSTLQYVLWPDSGWKPVPLVDVIEGTSVRRAYQKALLCLHPDKLQQRGAAMHQKYIAEKVFDILQEAWTHFNSASSI; translated from the exons atgag AGATAATGTTTTTTTGGGATATGTTTCCCGGAGATCACTTGGGAACCTGAGCTCTTCTTCTAAGATTCCAAACAGAAGTCCGgacattgattttgatgatgtttttggtgggccaccgagGTGTTCGATGACGGAGATGCGACACAGCCTTGGCAAATCTGCGAATTCATATTTGTTAAGTGGTGGAGAAGATACACCTTCGCCTAATAGTCCATGGTTGGCTCTGAGCGAGAAGCCTGTGTTCGGTGACGACAGCCCAAGCCGGAGGAAACATCTGAGTGGTGATTTCTTCGATGACATTTTCAAAGGTGAGGAATCTTCAAGTTCCACGCCGAGGAAACCTGACAGCGATATTTTTTCTTCTGCTCCAGCTTCTCGGATTTTAAGCCCGGCACGCCCTTTACCACCAAACCGCGAACCATTCATTGGAGCGTCATCACTGCCTGCACACCTCAG CCTGTCCTCGAAACTGCCCAAAGGAATAGACTTACCGACGTTCCGTACTCCTAGTTGTAGTCCAATTAGAAGCAAGGATGGTGGGTCAAATGGATTTGGATTTCTGTCTTCACCAAGCATTTGTGTGTCTAGACTCGCGACCCAAACAGTTGCCCAAACAATCCTAGGAGAAGATGACTCGAGAAATGATACTCGACCTTCTTATCGCCATAGCCGTTTATCCCATGAATTTTCTCTCAATGGTGATGGGTCATCAAAGGTCACTGAATCTGCCATACAAGACACAGAAGGCCAATGTGTAGGGAAGAAGGATCGTGTTAGTTCAGAAGCATCTAATGACAACAACCAGTTTCACTTCTCTATATACAAATGGGCAAGCAAAGGAGTAACTCTAATGATGCCTGCTAAGGGAAGAAATAGTTCAAATACAAAAGAACGGGGTAAAACTGAGAGCATAGTTAGTGGGTTACCTGCACCGGTTTTGCAAGGAGTCAATTTACCTTCTCAGGGTGAAACAATGTCAGCAGCAAGTAGTTCCTTCCGATTCCAATGTGATAGCCAAGACAGTGTTTCATCCAAGGATATCAATATACTGAGAAAAGATAATGTTGATGAGGAAGCCATGCCTTCAGAACCTGAAGCGAGTGCCAGTTATACTCGTGACAGTTATATCTCTGAAAAATCAG GAAGGGAAAAAATCATACATTGTAGCGGTTCTGCTGGTCCACCTGTTGTAGGTTTCTGTAAGGGCGGTGTGAAAGAAGTTAACAAACCAGAATTAAAGAGCCTTGGTTCCCTGTTAAAGTATAGTTCTGATGACCCAG gcaaggAGGAGGTGGCTAAACGAGCCGGAGAGAAAGATGGTTCGCCAATACTAAAAAGTTCATCAGCAGGAGCTGTCGATGATAGTGTAAAAGCAAAGAAACCAATTGGAAGAAAATCCATCTTAAATCATGCCAAGACCATTAGCCCCAACTTGCATAATGCACCTTTAAATTCAGAAGACAAAATGATAGGCAACAGAGTCAAGGGAAAGGTCAAagaatttgtcaaaattttcaatcagGAAGCTTCTCCGAAGCTCGCATCTCATGTTGATGCTCGAGGTCACAATCCTAGGAGGAAAGAATCAGGTGCACGTGGAGCAGAGGACCTGGTATCTGTCTGTGCAACCAAGGATAAAATAAACAATGAGAATAGCAGTGGAACGTTTACGGATACCCCTGTTACG GTAGGTCAAATTctgaagaaaacagtggaaaaatTCACACATGCAAATACCGATGCCCACAAAGTTCATGATTCTTCTTCAGAAAGGAATGACATCCCAGACTCATGCCCTG AATCTACTACAGAAGGTTTTAAGGATGCAATTGACAATATAGAGGAATCTGACTATGAAGATATCCATGTGAGCTGCCTG GTAGAACAATTACCTGAGGAACAGAAAGAAAAGCCAAAACCTATTCAACATCAAGAAGAAATTCAG ATTTCAGATGCTAGGATACGACAGTGGTCAAATGGAAAGGAAGGAAATATCCGCTCACTGCTGTCCACTCTGCAATAT GTTCTTTGGCCAGATAGCGGATGGAAACCAGTGCCCCTTGTTGATGTAATTGAAGGAACTTCAGTGAGGAGAGCATATCAAAAGGCTTTACTGTGCCTACATCCAGACAAGCTTCAACAAAGGGGTGCTGCAATGCACCAAAAGTACATTGCAGAAAAAGTCTTTGACATCTTGCAG GAGGCATGGACGCATTTCAACTCAGCTAGTTCAATTTGA
- the LOC131218531 gene encoding J domain-containing protein required for chloroplast accumulation response 1 isoform X2, producing MEKLSYRDNVFLGYVSRRSLGNLSSSSKIPNRSPDIDFDDVFGGPPRCSMTEMRHSLGKSANSYLLSGGEDTPSPNSPWLALSEKPVFGDDSPSRRKHLSGDFFDDIFKGEESSSSTPRKPDSDIFSSAPASRILSPARPLPPNREPFIGASSLPAHLSLSSKLPKGIDLPTFRTPSCSPIRSKDGGSNGFGFLSSPSICVSRLATQTVAQTILGEDDSRNDTRPSYRHSRLSHEFSLNGDGSSKVTESAIQDTEGQCVGKKDRVSSEASNDNNQFHFSIYKWASKGVTLMMPAKGRNSSNTKERGKTESIVSGLPAPVLQGVNLPSQGETMSAASSSFRFQCDSQDSVSSKDINILRKDNVDEEAMPSEPEASASYTRDSYISEKSGREKIIHCSGSAGPPVVGFCKGGVKEVNKPELKSLGSLLKYSSDDPGKEEVAKRAGEKDGSPILKSSSAGAVDDSVKAKKPIGRKSILNHAKTISPNLHNAPLNSEDKMIGNRVKGKVKEFVKIFNQEASPKLASHVDARGHNPRRKESGARGAEDLVSVCATKDKINNENSSGTFTDTPVGQILKKTVEKFTHANTDAHKVHDSSSERNDIPDSCPESTTEGFKDAIDNIEESDYEDIHVSCLVEQLPEEQKEKPKPIQHQEEIQISDARIRQWSNGKEGNIRSLLSTLQYVLWPDSGWKPVPLVDVIEGTSVRRAYQKALLCLHPDKLQQRGAAMHQKYIAEKVFDILQEAWTHFNSASSI from the exons ATGGAGAAATTGTCCTACAGAGATAATGTTTTTTTGGGATATGTTTCCCGGAGATCACTTGGGAACCTGAGCTCTTCTTCTAAGATTCCAAACAGAAGTCCGgacattgattttgatgatgtttttggtgggccaccgagGTGTTCGATGACGGAGATGCGACACAGCCTTGGCAAATCTGCGAATTCATATTTGTTAAGTGGTGGAGAAGATACACCTTCGCCTAATAGTCCATGGTTGGCTCTGAGCGAGAAGCCTGTGTTCGGTGACGACAGCCCAAGCCGGAGGAAACATCTGAGTGGTGATTTCTTCGATGACATTTTCAAAGGTGAGGAATCTTCAAGTTCCACGCCGAGGAAACCTGACAGCGATATTTTTTCTTCTGCTCCAGCTTCTCGGATTTTAAGCCCGGCACGCCCTTTACCACCAAACCGCGAACCATTCATTGGAGCGTCATCACTGCCTGCACACCTCAG CCTGTCCTCGAAACTGCCCAAAGGAATAGACTTACCGACGTTCCGTACTCCTAGTTGTAGTCCAATTAGAAGCAAGGATGGTGGGTCAAATGGATTTGGATTTCTGTCTTCACCAAGCATTTGTGTGTCTAGACTCGCGACCCAAACAGTTGCCCAAACAATCCTAGGAGAAGATGACTCGAGAAATGATACTCGACCTTCTTATCGCCATAGCCGTTTATCCCATGAATTTTCTCTCAATGGTGATGGGTCATCAAAGGTCACTGAATCTGCCATACAAGACACAGAAGGCCAATGTGTAGGGAAGAAGGATCGTGTTAGTTCAGAAGCATCTAATGACAACAACCAGTTTCACTTCTCTATATACAAATGGGCAAGCAAAGGAGTAACTCTAATGATGCCTGCTAAGGGAAGAAATAGTTCAAATACAAAAGAACGGGGTAAAACTGAGAGCATAGTTAGTGGGTTACCTGCACCGGTTTTGCAAGGAGTCAATTTACCTTCTCAGGGTGAAACAATGTCAGCAGCAAGTAGTTCCTTCCGATTCCAATGTGATAGCCAAGACAGTGTTTCATCCAAGGATATCAATATACTGAGAAAAGATAATGTTGATGAGGAAGCCATGCCTTCAGAACCTGAAGCGAGTGCCAGTTATACTCGTGACAGTTATATCTCTGAAAAATCAG GAAGGGAAAAAATCATACATTGTAGCGGTTCTGCTGGTCCACCTGTTGTAGGTTTCTGTAAGGGCGGTGTGAAAGAAGTTAACAAACCAGAATTAAAGAGCCTTGGTTCCCTGTTAAAGTATAGTTCTGATGACCCAG gcaaggAGGAGGTGGCTAAACGAGCCGGAGAGAAAGATGGTTCGCCAATACTAAAAAGTTCATCAGCAGGAGCTGTCGATGATAGTGTAAAAGCAAAGAAACCAATTGGAAGAAAATCCATCTTAAATCATGCCAAGACCATTAGCCCCAACTTGCATAATGCACCTTTAAATTCAGAAGACAAAATGATAGGCAACAGAGTCAAGGGAAAGGTCAAagaatttgtcaaaattttcaatcagGAAGCTTCTCCGAAGCTCGCATCTCATGTTGATGCTCGAGGTCACAATCCTAGGAGGAAAGAATCAGGTGCACGTGGAGCAGAGGACCTGGTATCTGTCTGTGCAACCAAGGATAAAATAAACAATGAGAATAGCAGTGGAACGTTTACGGATACCCCT GTAGGTCAAATTctgaagaaaacagtggaaaaatTCACACATGCAAATACCGATGCCCACAAAGTTCATGATTCTTCTTCAGAAAGGAATGACATCCCAGACTCATGCCCTG AATCTACTACAGAAGGTTTTAAGGATGCAATTGACAATATAGAGGAATCTGACTATGAAGATATCCATGTGAGCTGCCTG GTAGAACAATTACCTGAGGAACAGAAAGAAAAGCCAAAACCTATTCAACATCAAGAAGAAATTCAG ATTTCAGATGCTAGGATACGACAGTGGTCAAATGGAAAGGAAGGAAATATCCGCTCACTGCTGTCCACTCTGCAATAT GTTCTTTGGCCAGATAGCGGATGGAAACCAGTGCCCCTTGTTGATGTAATTGAAGGAACTTCAGTGAGGAGAGCATATCAAAAGGCTTTACTGTGCCTACATCCAGACAAGCTTCAACAAAGGGGTGCTGCAATGCACCAAAAGTACATTGCAGAAAAAGTCTTTGACATCTTGCAG GAGGCATGGACGCATTTCAACTCAGCTAGTTCAATTTGA
- the LOC131218531 gene encoding J domain-containing protein required for chloroplast accumulation response 1 isoform X4, with protein MEKLSYRDNVFLGYVSRRSLGNLSSSSKIPNRSPDIDFDDVFGGPPRCSMTEMRHSLGKSANSYLLSGGEDTPSPNSPWLALSEKPVFGDDSPSRRKHLSGDFFDDIFKGEESSSSTPRKPDSDIFSSAPASRILSPARPLPPNREPFIGASSLPAHLSLSSKLPKGIDLPTFRTPSCSPIRSKDGGSNGFGFLSSPSICVSRLATQTVAQTILGEDDSRNDTRPSYRHSRLSHEFSLNGDGSSKVTESAIQDTEGQCVGKKDRVSSEASNDNNQFHFSIYKWASKGVTLMMPAKGRNSSNTKERGKTESIVSGLPAPVLQGVNLPSQGETMSAASSSFRFQCDSQDSVSSKDINILRKDNVDEEAMPSEPEASASYTRDSYISEKSGFCKGGVKEVNKPELKSLGSLLKYSSDDPGKEEVAKRAGEKDGSPILKSSSAGAVDDSVKAKKPIGRKSILNHAKTISPNLHNAPLNSEDKMIGNRVKGKVKEFVKIFNQEASPKLASHVDARGHNPRRKESGARGAEDLVSVCATKDKINNENSSGTFTDTPVTVGQILKKTVEKFTHANTDAHKVHDSSSERNDIPDSCPESTTEGFKDAIDNIEESDYEDIHVSCLVEQLPEEQKEKPKPIQHQEEIQISDARIRQWSNGKEGNIRSLLSTLQYVLWPDSGWKPVPLVDVIEGTSVRRAYQKALLCLHPDKLQQRGAAMHQKYIAEKVFDILQEAWTHFNSASSI; from the exons ATGGAGAAATTGTCCTACAGAGATAATGTTTTTTTGGGATATGTTTCCCGGAGATCACTTGGGAACCTGAGCTCTTCTTCTAAGATTCCAAACAGAAGTCCGgacattgattttgatgatgtttttggtgggccaccgagGTGTTCGATGACGGAGATGCGACACAGCCTTGGCAAATCTGCGAATTCATATTTGTTAAGTGGTGGAGAAGATACACCTTCGCCTAATAGTCCATGGTTGGCTCTGAGCGAGAAGCCTGTGTTCGGTGACGACAGCCCAAGCCGGAGGAAACATCTGAGTGGTGATTTCTTCGATGACATTTTCAAAGGTGAGGAATCTTCAAGTTCCACGCCGAGGAAACCTGACAGCGATATTTTTTCTTCTGCTCCAGCTTCTCGGATTTTAAGCCCGGCACGCCCTTTACCACCAAACCGCGAACCATTCATTGGAGCGTCATCACTGCCTGCACACCTCAG CCTGTCCTCGAAACTGCCCAAAGGAATAGACTTACCGACGTTCCGTACTCCTAGTTGTAGTCCAATTAGAAGCAAGGATGGTGGGTCAAATGGATTTGGATTTCTGTCTTCACCAAGCATTTGTGTGTCTAGACTCGCGACCCAAACAGTTGCCCAAACAATCCTAGGAGAAGATGACTCGAGAAATGATACTCGACCTTCTTATCGCCATAGCCGTTTATCCCATGAATTTTCTCTCAATGGTGATGGGTCATCAAAGGTCACTGAATCTGCCATACAAGACACAGAAGGCCAATGTGTAGGGAAGAAGGATCGTGTTAGTTCAGAAGCATCTAATGACAACAACCAGTTTCACTTCTCTATATACAAATGGGCAAGCAAAGGAGTAACTCTAATGATGCCTGCTAAGGGAAGAAATAGTTCAAATACAAAAGAACGGGGTAAAACTGAGAGCATAGTTAGTGGGTTACCTGCACCGGTTTTGCAAGGAGTCAATTTACCTTCTCAGGGTGAAACAATGTCAGCAGCAAGTAGTTCCTTCCGATTCCAATGTGATAGCCAAGACAGTGTTTCATCCAAGGATATCAATATACTGAGAAAAGATAATGTTGATGAGGAAGCCATGCCTTCAGAACCTGAAGCGAGTGCCAGTTATACTCGTGACAGTTATATCTCTGAAAAATCAG GTTTCTGTAAGGGCGGTGTGAAAGAAGTTAACAAACCAGAATTAAAGAGCCTTGGTTCCCTGTTAAAGTATAGTTCTGATGACCCAG gcaaggAGGAGGTGGCTAAACGAGCCGGAGAGAAAGATGGTTCGCCAATACTAAAAAGTTCATCAGCAGGAGCTGTCGATGATAGTGTAAAAGCAAAGAAACCAATTGGAAGAAAATCCATCTTAAATCATGCCAAGACCATTAGCCCCAACTTGCATAATGCACCTTTAAATTCAGAAGACAAAATGATAGGCAACAGAGTCAAGGGAAAGGTCAAagaatttgtcaaaattttcaatcagGAAGCTTCTCCGAAGCTCGCATCTCATGTTGATGCTCGAGGTCACAATCCTAGGAGGAAAGAATCAGGTGCACGTGGAGCAGAGGACCTGGTATCTGTCTGTGCAACCAAGGATAAAATAAACAATGAGAATAGCAGTGGAACGTTTACGGATACCCCTGTTACG GTAGGTCAAATTctgaagaaaacagtggaaaaatTCACACATGCAAATACCGATGCCCACAAAGTTCATGATTCTTCTTCAGAAAGGAATGACATCCCAGACTCATGCCCTG AATCTACTACAGAAGGTTTTAAGGATGCAATTGACAATATAGAGGAATCTGACTATGAAGATATCCATGTGAGCTGCCTG GTAGAACAATTACCTGAGGAACAGAAAGAAAAGCCAAAACCTATTCAACATCAAGAAGAAATTCAG ATTTCAGATGCTAGGATACGACAGTGGTCAAATGGAAAGGAAGGAAATATCCGCTCACTGCTGTCCACTCTGCAATAT GTTCTTTGGCCAGATAGCGGATGGAAACCAGTGCCCCTTGTTGATGTAATTGAAGGAACTTCAGTGAGGAGAGCATATCAAAAGGCTTTACTGTGCCTACATCCAGACAAGCTTCAACAAAGGGGTGCTGCAATGCACCAAAAGTACATTGCAGAAAAAGTCTTTGACATCTTGCAG GAGGCATGGACGCATTTCAACTCAGCTAGTTCAATTTGA
- the LOC131218531 gene encoding J domain-containing protein required for chloroplast accumulation response 1 isoform X1, giving the protein MEKLSYRDNVFLGYVSRRSLGNLSSSSKIPNRSPDIDFDDVFGGPPRCSMTEMRHSLGKSANSYLLSGGEDTPSPNSPWLALSEKPVFGDDSPSRRKHLSGDFFDDIFKGEESSSSTPRKPDSDIFSSAPASRILSPARPLPPNREPFIGASSLPAHLSLSSKLPKGIDLPTFRTPSCSPIRSKDGGSNGFGFLSSPSICVSRLATQTVAQTILGEDDSRNDTRPSYRHSRLSHEFSLNGDGSSKVTESAIQDTEGQCVGKKDRVSSEASNDNNQFHFSIYKWASKGVTLMMPAKGRNSSNTKERGKTESIVSGLPAPVLQGVNLPSQGETMSAASSSFRFQCDSQDSVSSKDINILRKDNVDEEAMPSEPEASASYTRDSYISEKSGREKIIHCSGSAGPPVVGFCKGGVKEVNKPELKSLGSLLKYSSDDPGKEEVAKRAGEKDGSPILKSSSAGAVDDSVKAKKPIGRKSILNHAKTISPNLHNAPLNSEDKMIGNRVKGKVKEFVKIFNQEASPKLASHVDARGHNPRRKESGARGAEDLVSVCATKDKINNENSSGTFTDTPVTVGQILKKTVEKFTHANTDAHKVHDSSSERNDIPDSCPESTTEGFKDAIDNIEESDYEDIHVSCLVEQLPEEQKEKPKPIQHQEEIQISDARIRQWSNGKEGNIRSLLSTLQYVLWPDSGWKPVPLVDVIEGTSVRRAYQKALLCLHPDKLQQRGAAMHQKYIAEKVFDILQEAWTHFNSASSI; this is encoded by the exons ATGGAGAAATTGTCCTACAGAGATAATGTTTTTTTGGGATATGTTTCCCGGAGATCACTTGGGAACCTGAGCTCTTCTTCTAAGATTCCAAACAGAAGTCCGgacattgattttgatgatgtttttggtgggccaccgagGTGTTCGATGACGGAGATGCGACACAGCCTTGGCAAATCTGCGAATTCATATTTGTTAAGTGGTGGAGAAGATACACCTTCGCCTAATAGTCCATGGTTGGCTCTGAGCGAGAAGCCTGTGTTCGGTGACGACAGCCCAAGCCGGAGGAAACATCTGAGTGGTGATTTCTTCGATGACATTTTCAAAGGTGAGGAATCTTCAAGTTCCACGCCGAGGAAACCTGACAGCGATATTTTTTCTTCTGCTCCAGCTTCTCGGATTTTAAGCCCGGCACGCCCTTTACCACCAAACCGCGAACCATTCATTGGAGCGTCATCACTGCCTGCACACCTCAG CCTGTCCTCGAAACTGCCCAAAGGAATAGACTTACCGACGTTCCGTACTCCTAGTTGTAGTCCAATTAGAAGCAAGGATGGTGGGTCAAATGGATTTGGATTTCTGTCTTCACCAAGCATTTGTGTGTCTAGACTCGCGACCCAAACAGTTGCCCAAACAATCCTAGGAGAAGATGACTCGAGAAATGATACTCGACCTTCTTATCGCCATAGCCGTTTATCCCATGAATTTTCTCTCAATGGTGATGGGTCATCAAAGGTCACTGAATCTGCCATACAAGACACAGAAGGCCAATGTGTAGGGAAGAAGGATCGTGTTAGTTCAGAAGCATCTAATGACAACAACCAGTTTCACTTCTCTATATACAAATGGGCAAGCAAAGGAGTAACTCTAATGATGCCTGCTAAGGGAAGAAATAGTTCAAATACAAAAGAACGGGGTAAAACTGAGAGCATAGTTAGTGGGTTACCTGCACCGGTTTTGCAAGGAGTCAATTTACCTTCTCAGGGTGAAACAATGTCAGCAGCAAGTAGTTCCTTCCGATTCCAATGTGATAGCCAAGACAGTGTTTCATCCAAGGATATCAATATACTGAGAAAAGATAATGTTGATGAGGAAGCCATGCCTTCAGAACCTGAAGCGAGTGCCAGTTATACTCGTGACAGTTATATCTCTGAAAAATCAG GAAGGGAAAAAATCATACATTGTAGCGGTTCTGCTGGTCCACCTGTTGTAGGTTTCTGTAAGGGCGGTGTGAAAGAAGTTAACAAACCAGAATTAAAGAGCCTTGGTTCCCTGTTAAAGTATAGTTCTGATGACCCAG gcaaggAGGAGGTGGCTAAACGAGCCGGAGAGAAAGATGGTTCGCCAATACTAAAAAGTTCATCAGCAGGAGCTGTCGATGATAGTGTAAAAGCAAAGAAACCAATTGGAAGAAAATCCATCTTAAATCATGCCAAGACCATTAGCCCCAACTTGCATAATGCACCTTTAAATTCAGAAGACAAAATGATAGGCAACAGAGTCAAGGGAAAGGTCAAagaatttgtcaaaattttcaatcagGAAGCTTCTCCGAAGCTCGCATCTCATGTTGATGCTCGAGGTCACAATCCTAGGAGGAAAGAATCAGGTGCACGTGGAGCAGAGGACCTGGTATCTGTCTGTGCAACCAAGGATAAAATAAACAATGAGAATAGCAGTGGAACGTTTACGGATACCCCTGTTACG GTAGGTCAAATTctgaagaaaacagtggaaaaatTCACACATGCAAATACCGATGCCCACAAAGTTCATGATTCTTCTTCAGAAAGGAATGACATCCCAGACTCATGCCCTG AATCTACTACAGAAGGTTTTAAGGATGCAATTGACAATATAGAGGAATCTGACTATGAAGATATCCATGTGAGCTGCCTG GTAGAACAATTACCTGAGGAACAGAAAGAAAAGCCAAAACCTATTCAACATCAAGAAGAAATTCAG ATTTCAGATGCTAGGATACGACAGTGGTCAAATGGAAAGGAAGGAAATATCCGCTCACTGCTGTCCACTCTGCAATAT GTTCTTTGGCCAGATAGCGGATGGAAACCAGTGCCCCTTGTTGATGTAATTGAAGGAACTTCAGTGAGGAGAGCATATCAAAAGGCTTTACTGTGCCTACATCCAGACAAGCTTCAACAAAGGGGTGCTGCAATGCACCAAAAGTACATTGCAGAAAAAGTCTTTGACATCTTGCAG GAGGCATGGACGCATTTCAACTCAGCTAGTTCAATTTGA